AAAAGGAATATGTGTATATTATGTATCAGAAAAGTTTAAAGATGAATATGAAATGGTAATATTAAGACGAGCTGTAGATTTCAAATACGTTTTGGATCTATACAGAAAAGAAGCATTAGAAAAATAATAATAATAATAAATAATTCTTGAAAGGAATGAAATTTAGAATGATTGGAGAAGAATGAAAGAAATGGTAAAATAAAATAAGGGATGAGGCCGTTTCCAGAATATCATCCCTTCATTCATATCTTAAAGCTTCAACCGGACTCAATTTGGAAGCTTGATTGGCTGGATATATACCAAAAAACAAGCCTATTGCCACTGAAATACCAAAAGATAAAACTATAGACTTCCAAGTTATCAACGTACTTAATCCAAATGCTCGACCAAAATAAGCAATCAAGGTTGATAAAAATCCTCCCAACATTATTCCTATTAAACCTGCTACTACCGTTAAGATTATACTTTCAACTAAAAACTCAAGCAGTATCCTTTGTCTTGTTGCTCCTATCGCCATTTTTATACCTATCTCTCTTGTCCTTTCTTTGACTGTAACAAGCATTATATTCATTATCCCTATTCCACCAACTACTAACGATATTGCCGCTATCCCTACTAATATGACATTAATAATTCCTACAATTTGATTTGTTGCTTCTAACATAGCGTTTTGACTTATTATACTGTAATATTTTGTATCTTTAAATTTATTAAAGAGATAAAGATCGACTCCCGCTAATGCTAAGTCTGAACTATTTTCATCGATAGAGGTGGCGAGTATCTGTCTTGTTCTTCCTCTGTAATTAAATATCCTATAATCTGCAAAACGATTAGGTATTATTATCATTTCATCTACATTGAAAGCTATCCTAGTACCTGTTTTCTTTAACACACCTATTACCTCAAATGAAAGTTTTATACTTCCCTTATTAGTAGTAAAATGTAAAGTAATTTGTTTCCCCAAAGGGTTTTCACTTTGAAATAATTTATTAGCTACATTATAGCCAATAACGGCAACGTTTCTAAAATCATCTTCATTTTCTATAGCTCTTCCATACGCGAGTTCTAAATTCATCGTTTCAAAAATTGAAGGGAAAGCTCCAAATACTAAGCAATCGGTACTTTTCTGAGCGGTTGTTGTATTAACTCCACCCCAAGTCAGGACGCTTGTTGCTGATTTAATGTATGGAATCTGATTTTGCATATTTTCAGCATCTTGTATTGTCATGGGATTTGAAGAATAAAAAGAAGTTTCGCTGGAATTAATAAGCATAATGTCGGCTCCTAAACCTCCAAGTGTATCAACTATCTGTTTACGAGCCCCATCTCCTATTGTTATAATGGTCATAACTGCTCCAACGCCTATTATTATTCCAAGCATTGAAAGAAATGTCCTTAATTTATTAGAAAGTAATGACCTTATCGTCTCTTTAAGTATTTCCACCTACATTCACCTCTATAGACTGAACCTGGCTAAAGCTCTTTTTACTGCCATTCTCCGTTGTTGCCTCTAGAAAGTTTAGTAGGTTTATCAAATGAAATTTATATTTGGATACCATAATTTTGCAGTATTCTTTGGGCGTCTTCTTGAGAAGGTAAAACCAAAACCGTATCTCCTACTTTCAATCCTTCTGTTATTTCTACTACACTGCTAGTTTCTCTACCTGTTTGCACATGAACCGGTTCCATCCCACCTTCTGCTGTTTTTTTATACACAAACTTACTTCCGTTTTCTCCATAATACAAAGCTTCTTTTGGAATAGCTACAGTGTTTTCTAATCTTAATGTAACTATTTCTATATCTACTGTCATTCCGGAAAATATATTATATTTTAAGGGGTCTTCAATGAATACTATTTCAATAGGTACAATCACAATGCCACTCCCACTTACAACAATACCGCTTTCTGTAGTCGAAGAAAAACTTATCCACTCTATTCTACCTGGTAGTTCTAAGTTCAGCGGCTCTATTTTTATTGTTGCTTCCATTCCTTCTTTTACATAGGGATATTCTATTTCGTCCACTGCCGATTTAACTTTTATTGTATCAGCATTAATTATTACAAAAGCTGTGTCTGTGTTTCTTATTACATCTCCCTTTGAAATATTAACTTCGTTAACTATACCTGACACAGGTGCTTTTATCTGTGTATCCTCTAAATTCTTTTTGGCCTTTTCTAACTGTAATCGCTTTACTTCTTTCATCCTTTCTCCAATATTAGTTGAGGATTCGTAATCATTCAACGCATTTAAATACGCTATCTGATAATCAAGATCATCTATCTTTGCTATAACTTGGCCCTTTTCTACCTTGTCTCCCTTTTTAACATATACTTCTACTACTTCCCCTGATACTTTTGGAATAACAGACTCAATTTCTGCTGTTATATTCCCTATAACTTCTATCGAATCTCCTATTTCTCCTGATCTTACTTGGTATTCTAAATATAAAGAAGGAAGTCCACTCGATTGAGTTCGGGCAGTATTACCAGTTGGAAAGATTATTATTCCTATAACCACAACTAT
The genomic region above belongs to Petrotoga sp. 9PW.55.5.1 and contains:
- a CDS encoding ABC transporter permease, whose protein sequence is MEILKETIRSLLSNKLRTFLSMLGIIIGVGAVMTIITIGDGARKQIVDTLGGLGADIMLINSSETSFYSSNPMTIQDAENMQNQIPYIKSATSVLTWGGVNTTTAQKSTDCLVFGAFPSIFETMNLELAYGRAIENEDDFRNVAVIGYNVANKLFQSENPLGKQITLHFTTNKGSIKLSFEVIGVLKKTGTRIAFNVDEMIIIPNRFADYRIFNYRGRTRQILATSIDENSSDLALAGVDLYLFNKFKDTKYYSIISQNAMLEATNQIVGIINVILVGIAAISLVVGGIGIMNIMLVTVKERTREIGIKMAIGATRQRILLEFLVESIILTVVAGLIGIMLGGFLSTLIAYFGRAFGLSTLITWKSIVLSFGISVAIGLFFGIYPANQASKLSPVEALRYE
- a CDS encoding efflux RND transporter periplasmic adaptor subunit, which gives rise to MKKRGKITIGSIVIIAIVVVIGIIIFPTGNTARTQSSGLPSLYLEYQVRSGEIGDSIEVIGNITAEIESVIPKVSGEVVEVYVKKGDKVEKGQVIAKIDDLDYQIAYLNALNDYESSTNIGERMKEVKRLQLEKAKKNLEDTQIKAPVSGIVNEVNISKGDVIRNTDTAFVIINADTIKVKSAVDEIEYPYVKEGMEATIKIEPLNLELPGRIEWISFSSTTESGIVVSGSGIVIVPIEIVFIEDPLKYNIFSGMTVDIEIVTLRLENTVAIPKEALYYGENGSKFVYKKTAEGGMEPVHVQTGRETSSVVEITEGLKVGDTVLVLPSQEDAQRILQNYGIQI